In Dyadobacter sp. NIV53, a single window of DNA contains:
- a CDS encoding PQQ-dependent sugar dehydrogenase — MLNFPFKLSVLLLVLFAPGFVNQEDLPVNTKNGGLFLPDGFEAVVVVDSLEGRARQIAVNDNGDIYVKARFADKKESVIALRDTNQDGRADIIKRFGGKKREIGYGTAMRIYNGYLYFSSELVVYRYKLTPGELVPKSKQEIILTDDHKHGMHEHIAKPLAFDNAGNMYVPFGAPSNACEELFRMPNSTGMTPCPFLEDHGGVWRFDANKTRQTQKDGYKFATGIRSVVAMDWNKSDNNLYLLQHGRDDLLRLWATVYSPWQSAVLPSEEFLRIKDGTNAGWPYCYYDQIQQKKVVGPEYGGDGIKTGDCDKYEKPLMGFPGHWAPNDLLFYQGNQFPDHYKNGAFIAFHGSTNRAPYPQSGYFIGFVPFQNGNPSG, encoded by the coding sequence ATGTTAAATTTTCCATTCAAATTGTCGGTTTTGCTTTTGGTATTATTTGCACCTGGTTTTGTTAATCAGGAGGATTTACCCGTTAATACAAAAAATGGTGGCCTTTTTCTTCCTGATGGGTTTGAAGCGGTGGTCGTTGTGGATAGTCTGGAAGGCAGGGCGCGGCAAATTGCGGTAAATGATAATGGAGATATTTATGTCAAAGCCAGGTTTGCAGATAAAAAGGAATCCGTCATTGCACTCAGGGATACCAATCAAGATGGCCGGGCCGATATCATCAAAAGATTCGGTGGTAAAAAGAGAGAGATAGGATATGGAACTGCCATGCGGATTTACAATGGCTATCTTTATTTCAGTTCTGAACTGGTTGTGTACAGGTACAAACTGACTCCCGGAGAGCTGGTGCCAAAAAGCAAACAGGAAATAATCCTGACCGACGACCACAAACATGGTATGCATGAACACATTGCCAAGCCACTTGCATTTGACAATGCCGGTAATATGTATGTTCCGTTCGGAGCACCTTCCAACGCATGTGAGGAATTATTCCGTATGCCCAATTCAACCGGAATGACGCCTTGCCCATTTCTGGAAGATCATGGCGGTGTCTGGCGTTTTGATGCCAACAAGACCAGACAGACACAAAAAGACGGTTATAAATTTGCGACCGGGATCAGAAGTGTTGTGGCAATGGACTGGAATAAATCTGATAATAATTTGTATCTCCTGCAGCATGGCCGCGACGATCTGCTCCGTTTGTGGGCCACAGTCTATTCTCCCTGGCAAAGTGCTGTACTTCCGTCAGAAGAATTTTTGAGAATAAAAGACGGTACCAATGCAGGCTGGCCTTACTGCTATTATGACCAGATTCAGCAGAAAAAAGTAGTCGGCCCGGAATATGGCGGCGATGGTATCAAAACCGGTGACTGTGACAAATATGAAAAGCCGCTGATGGGGTTTCCGGGGCATTGGGCTCCCAACGACCTGCTTTTTTATCAGGGAAACCAGTTTCCTGATCATTATAAAAACGGTGCATTCATTGCTTTTCATGGGTCAACCAACAGAGCACCGTATCCGCAATCGGGTTATTTTATAGGATTTGTTCCTTTTCAAAACGGAAATCCTTCTGGGTAA
- a CDS encoding amidohydrolase/deacetylase family metallohydrolase, whose product MKKRFILFFILLLHAFFTQGQVYSILIKGGHVIDPRNNINEVLDVGIFDGKIKKIAKNIDPKEAAQVVDAKGMYVTPGLIDIHGHVFFGTEPDHYLSNGLVALPPDGFTFRVGVTTIVDAGGAGYKSFPEFKKNVISHSRTRVLSLLNIVGEGMRGGNYEQDTSDMNPTLAAEAALKYKEDVVGFKVAHFVGHDWVPVDHAVQAGKLANMPVMVDFGRSTPPLPLADLFLKHLRPGDIFTHTYTLLDGNVRETIVDETTKKVKPFVLEARKKGIVFDVGYGGASFNYSQALPAMKSGFYPATISTDLHTGSMNGSMKDMLSIMSKFYNMGMDLPAVIKASTWTPAQTINRENLGHISENAIADVAIFSMRNGNFGFYDKTGYKMEGKQKLECEMTIMGGKIVYDLNGIARPIYVK is encoded by the coding sequence ATGAAAAAACGATTTATACTATTTTTCATCCTTCTTCTTCACGCTTTTTTTACCCAAGGACAGGTTTATTCAATCCTGATTAAAGGCGGGCATGTGATTGATCCCAGAAATAATATCAATGAAGTACTGGATGTTGGAATTTTTGATGGAAAAATTAAAAAAATAGCAAAAAATATTGATCCGAAAGAAGCTGCACAGGTTGTTGATGCCAAAGGAATGTATGTAACACCGGGCCTGATTGATATACACGGACATGTATTTTTTGGAACAGAACCGGATCATTATCTCAGTAACGGACTGGTGGCGTTGCCGCCTGACGGCTTCACTTTTCGCGTAGGTGTAACCACGATTGTTGATGCAGGTGGCGCCGGTTACAAATCATTTCCCGAATTCAAGAAGAATGTAATTTCTCATTCCAGAACCCGTGTTCTTTCCCTGCTGAATATTGTGGGTGAAGGGATGCGTGGCGGCAATTACGAGCAGGATACCAGCGACATGAACCCAACGCTGGCAGCCGAAGCAGCGCTTAAATACAAAGAAGATGTGGTAGGTTTCAAAGTAGCCCACTTTGTCGGTCATGACTGGGTGCCGGTGGATCATGCTGTACAGGCCGGAAAGCTTGCAAATATGCCGGTAATGGTCGATTTTGGAAGAAGTACTCCCCCACTTCCACTGGCTGATTTATTTCTGAAACACTTACGTCCCGGTGATATTTTTACGCATACTTACACCTTGCTGGATGGCAATGTAAGGGAAACAATTGTAGATGAAACAACCAAAAAAGTAAAACCATTTGTACTGGAAGCCCGTAAAAAAGGAATCGTATTTGATGTCGGTTACGGTGGTGCCAGTTTTAATTATTCGCAGGCACTACCCGCAATGAAAAGCGGGTTCTATCCTGCGACGATCAGTACAGACCTGCATACAGGGAGTATGAATGGCTCGATGAAAGACATGCTGAGTATTATGTCCAAATTTTATAATATGGGAATGGATTTACCAGCAGTAATAAAAGCCAGTACCTGGACACCGGCTCAAACCATTAACAGAGAAAACCTGGGACATATTTCTGAAAACGCTATTGCTGATGTTGCCATCTTTTCGATGAGAAACGGAAATTTCGGCTTTTATGACAAAACCGGATATAAAATGGAAGGAAAACAAAAATTGGAATGCGAGATGACGATTATGGGAGGAAAAATCGTGTATGACCTGAACGGAATTGCAAGGCCGATTTATGTGAAGTAG